In Euphorbia lathyris chromosome 10, ddEupLath1.1, whole genome shotgun sequence, the DNA window TGGGGGAGGTTTAAGAGACTGTGTGCAAGCTGTCCCCAACATGGGATAACTGAACATtctcttattcaatatttttatgagggaatgttAGGCATGGAAAGAAAGATGATAGATGCTGCTAGTGGGGGAAGCCTCTTTGATAAAACACCAACTGCAGCTAAAGAGTTGATCAAAAGTATGGCAGCAACTTCCCAACAATTTGGGAAGCAACAAGATGCTCCAAGGAAAACTTATGAGGTAAGTACTTCTTCCATTGAGGAAAAACTAAATGCTTTGACGTCTTTTGTTCAAAATTTGGCTGTAGGGACAGCGGTTCAAGCTAAGGCGTGTGGGATTTGCACGGTTATTGGTCATGCCACAGATGAATGTCCCATATTGCACGAAGGTACACCGGAACAGATCAATGCCGTCCTTGGATATCAAGGACATCCCCCAAGGAAGTATGATCCATACtcgaatacatataatcctggattgCGGGATCATCCGTACCTCAGCTACAAGCCGCAAAGTAATGTGGTTCAACCGAATATTCCCCAACAGTACCAAAGACCTCAACAATATAGTCCCATTCAAATGGATCTAAATTCAGGTATGGCGTCTAGTTTTATTGATCAGTCTGTTGTGTCTAACTTGCTGAAATTTCAGGAAGAACAAGGCAAGGACAATGCCAATGTTCAAGCAAACTTCCAAAActtggaaaaacaaatgagtcagATAGCAACCACTTTGAGTGCAATACAGTCCCATGGGAAGTTACCTTCGCAAACTGAGACGAATCCGAGGCAAAATGTGAGTGCAATCTCGCTTCGCAGTGGAAAAGAATTAGTATTTCCCAAGACTAAATCTGTtcctgaatctgaacaagctgTGTCGGGAGAGTCCACGAGTAGAGAGGAggtaatagaaaaagaaaaggaagattCAGTAGGTAAGTCATCTGGAGAGAGAACCATGAATCAACACACACCTTTGGTAATTAGACCACCTTTCCCTGATCGTTTAGCcaaatcaaagaaagaaaaggaggagAAAGACATCTTTGAGGTATTTCGTAAGGTTGAGGTAAATATTCCATTTCTTGACGCTATTAGACAAATACCTCGATATGCTAAATTCCTTAAAGAATTATGTGCTAAcaagattaaaaaaattgggTATGAAAAGATTACCATGGGTGAGAATGTGTCTGCTGTACTCCAAGGGAAAATGCCCCAAAAGTGTAAGGATAAaggtatgtttgctatttctTGTCAAATTGGGAACACTAGTATTAAGAGGGCAatgtgtgatttaggagctTCTATAAATATCATGCCTATGTCTATTTATTTGTCTTTAAATACTGGACCTCTTGAGGAAACGGGAGTAGTACTTCAACTTGCTAAGCGATCTATTATTTACCCCGAAGGGCTGTTGGAAGATGTTTTAGTGCAGGTTGATGGATTAATTTTTCCAGCTGACTTCTTTGTTATCgacatggaagatgaagatcacCCTTCAGATTCGTCAGAAATCCTGTTAGGTAGACCATTCCTAACAACAGCTCGGACAAAAATCGATGTTCACAAAGGAACACTGACTATGGagtttgatggtaaaattgttcaatttgatgtttatGATACCATGAAATTTCCTAATGAAGTGCATTATGTTTGTGGCATAGATGTTATCGAACCAATAACACAACAAGCTTTTGAAGTATGTAGGGAAGACAAGTTGCAGGTAGTGATAGAAGAAAGCTTCGATGTGAACAGCAAAATAAAGGAGAAGGGCGTGCAGCTTAGAGAAGATGTGCAGGAAGTTATGCAAGAGATGGAACCTCTGAAATTGAAACCGAAGAATTCTAATGTTCAGACAATTTCACGCACCACTCAATGCCTTTCACCTTCTATTTTGCAGGCACCAAAACCAGAACACAAAGCCTTATGGGCGATTAAACAGTGTGACATGAATATGATAATGCGGTGGAAACTCAGAGCTTGGAGAATGTGAATGTGCAAAAAGTAAAGGGCCACCGACTTAAGCCGTTTTATGAGAATATCCCAATTGGAGTCCCCGAAGAAGTGCAATATCTTGACCCAGGAGACTAGCCTTAGAACTCAAGAACGTCTGGCCATATACGCTAACTAAAGGCGCTATTGGGAGGCAGCCCAgttttagtcttgcccaagactgaTGTTCATAATTGCATTTTCATttgattctttttatttatttattttatttgcaataactaacttaactaacatcatcttctccaaagGCTTCAATTGTTGAGTTTTGATTTTCAGGTGTGAAGGAAAGAAAACAATGGAGGAATAAAGGCCCAAGAGAATGAGTTATGGGGTTAATGAAAGCCCAAAAGTGTTTAGCATGAAAACTAGAGAAGTGAAGggtaaaaaaaggaaaaaaccaCAATTCCAAATTGCGCTGCACAACCCACCGTCCCACTCACCCTCTCTCTTCTTGTCCTATATCCCAAACCCTCATCACCGTCACCCTCATTCCCTCACTCCTTCATCATCACCTCACCAACTCTTCCTTCTATTTCCTAATTTCATTGGATCCACTCAACATCACCACCATTTAATTTCTTTCTTTCACCTTCACCTTCACCAACTCTCTCACTTGTAATTTCGACCCACTCCCATTTTCccaattttaatttcttttgaaCCATTCAACCACCTCCTCCTttcaatttccaattccaaCCCATCTCCCCTTCACAACATCACCGCCACTCCTTCACTTCCACTTccctcaattttttttctttattttattcttttctttttttcctttgaaTTCCACTCACCACCTCacaacttcaatttcttttatttcGTTCAAATTCGAATAGTATCGtcgtgattttttttaaaagccgTAATTCCCCAAATACCTGCAACCTTCAACCGGCAACGAACAATGGCTACAACTCCGATAGATACAGCCTCACCACCAACATCAGAACCACTACCATAACCGAACTCTTTCGTTGTTACACCGGCAGAAACTTCAGCCGTACCAGAAAGCCATACAATACCTCCTCCAAATGGGGCAGTAAACTTTTCAACAACTcgtttatattttgtttttagtttGAATTTTATCTTTTTCGTTGTGGTGTTTGCTGCCCTTTGCCCCTAATTTTGCGAATTCCGCACTGAGACAGTGCGAGGAGAAAGTGGGGGAAGGGTTTTTGATATAGAagtgtgttttgtttgtttgttttgattttgtctaacTTTCATGGAGATATACTACTTCATTGCCTCATTTTATGCCTGTTCTTTCCAGATTTTCTGTCTATTTTTGTCTGCAATAGTGTGGGGTGTCCACCCTTTGTTTTGTCCCTAGAAATaacaatgctagctctcagttTTGCACTCGGTTGAAACTAGGTTGCCAACTTAGTAGTGAAACCCCTAAGTCTTGTTTTGAGTAAAGCTGTCGATTTCAAAAGGTCAAGGTTGCACAATTGTCTTGATCATGCATATGAACCACTTGACTAATTTCCCATTACATGACAGacgttttgaatgaaacaacaccaacttcaccccaatttttggaaagattttgagcctaaatgcaaggacaaaacattacactttgttctatatttttctgagtgttgtccaactctagtttgaaattctagaatttgccatgttatgcatttcgagaccacattgATGTATTCGagtattaaaaatgataagggcaaTAGGTTTTTTTTCTGTTAGCCATTTCAAAATAAACTTTGCACCCTTAGTCTTGTCCAAgactaacaaaaaataatagtaccagcccttagttagccacatttgagcctttcCCCATTCTTGACATACCCATGTTCAAATCCCTTGGCCAGGGATGTTCTAGCCATCAGAGTCTGTACATTCTCTCGCTTATTTATGTGTTTAGCTGTTGCTTTAAGCAATCTCCATATTCGAATTAACCACAAGCTCGTCAAAGTATGAGGGTTTAGCACAAGCCTTTTGCTTATATGTGGTTGTGCTTCAAAAGGTGTTTAAATGGACATTAGCTTGGAAAGTAGTAGCTTTCTTATTCTAGTTTGAAATATTatctttagaaaaaaaaagcctcaaagagaaaaaagagaaaaagaaaaaaaatcagaaaaaaaagaaaaaaaaacagaagcaaaaagaaaaaatgtttCGTTAACTTATTCATTTCAGTATGTCTATAGTTGTTTAAGTTTGTCTtaaacattcattcattcattctgaagtttaAGAATTGTGAGTCGTTTGTAAATAATCGTGTCTTGATTCCATTTTGGCCATTTTCAGAGTaaatgtacatttttattactctcgatttccctttcttcctcatttcctttccaaaccttaACCCCAGCCTACGCTACACCCTattttaagtccctttgatttagtgtcttgaattcatactaagtggtggagatttgatatattggcaagcttatggtaatttcattctaggttgcgacttgagtgatttcttgaaattaattatagcctaaacacttgagtgcaatgagtgatttccgtgagggtgttgttgattttaattcatacctCATGTACATGGTCAAAAGCTTGTTTGCTGAGATTTTCAAGTGGTTACATTGTATGTTTAAACATAAATAATGTCTTAGCTTTGAGAGTTGATGGTTGATAATCTTTACATTATGAGGGGGGATCGGAAAAGGTTGGTAAACACGAAATCATAAGAGTAAAGAGCTGTTGACATGATCTGATATGCTTAgggacaagcattgggtaagtgtggggtgtttgataagtgtccaattcaacgttcaaatgtccactttagtgctagattatttaattaatttagtgttatttcggatattattgcttgttttggtatgatttgtctccacaggactcaaatgaaaaaaaggagcagaattggacttaatttgaagaaactttggaGCTGAAACGAAACGGaattagtcttgcccaagatgaACTGAATCAAAGGAGCTGAAACGAaattggagttagtcttgcccaagactaagacctCCGAACTGATGATGTTTAGATTGATCGGGACTCTTTCCTACTCAAACAAGAAGACAGAAATTAAGGGATATGAgaagattagaaaagatttgtgatGGAGAAATATATTCTTTTGTTAGCTAATTTGGAgggatattttttaatatacaaaACATTAGGTTTGGAGATTAGAATatatctctctcttctttcttagaCTTTTACATTCCCAGAGAACGCCTCTTTCAGACGGGAAAACTCAGAAacatttattttgttctttatggctattcgtagctaaacccctttatttcggttaagggataattcaaaggcaggaatcttcaagtattgtgagatcgtttcTCTTCTATTATTCtctctttattcatatcatttgtttattcaccgtgtttagggattttatctcaattgctagtttgcttttgaatgatacggccgattgttcatttgattaaactgGCATACAGCTATCTGATTAAACTAAATAATCAACgagtcattatttagttaaatccGAGTTAGTAGTAATTGATGCTATAAAGTTGAAATCTAGATTGTATTTGGTGATAATCAGATTGACAACTGAGAACtctccatgtgacattaatacatctattttcgactttatctcatcaagtgaatgagtaattaagtttctgaatcgatatcgctgagaatcggttggcttagattaggttcttctaattcataaCGCTGTTAACGGGTTGAATCTTAGCCGCTGAGGTAAAGTTATTCGTTAAGTAGGAGTTAACTACAGTCTTACTTggttaatttattatttaggaagaatataccaaactagtctgatatgcaatttagaagaaatatcatttctgtcaatgatcaagactaactaaattccttgcctgagaatcccttagctgaaattctaattaatcattttattcaaCTTCAATTCAACTTCattacttttgttaatttagcaATCATCTATTCcaatccccccccccctttttattttttattcatttgcttggttatatttacaaattagatcagtattagtcctttgggtacgacctttgcttacccttgtgcaagcctgagggctgtgaagttacattttatttttggtggattcgacaaccgTCACAATTCAATCAATAATACCAAATCAATTCAACTAATAATGCCAAATCAATTCAACCAATTCAATCCACTAACCCAAAATTAAGAATAACCTAAAATTAAGAACAATCTATCAATCAATATAcattaacctaaaattaagaataacaaattaagaacaaactaaccatcaaattaactaacAATTAAGAATAacaaattaagaacaaacaAACTAATTGACAATATccattaacctaaaattaatttaacctaacatttaatttaatttaacctAGGTTTGGAGATGGTGGCCGCCGGCCGGATAGAGAGGAGGAGAGGAGGAGGCGTCGAGACTCTGCCGGCGCTGCTGCTGCTGGATGGAGGAGGGTTGTGCGCTGGAGTCTCCGCTTGTAACTTGTGAAATCAAGAAGGAAGGACAGGAACGCGAAGGAAAGGAACGCGCTGGAGTCTCTGCTTCTAATAAAATCTTGTGCGCTGCATTTTAGTGATGTCTGTTAAATAAACCAtaaaccaaaacgacgtcgttttggtaaaaaaaaaattttttccTGGATGAAGGGGGGCAAATGCCCCTttgacccccccccccccaaatcCGCCCCTGTTGTTAcgtgttttaatttaatttatttatcaatttatattattattacgtgtttaaatttaatttatttatcaacttatattattgttacatgttttaatttaaattgtattatttgtaaaaaaaattaccaGGGGAGTGGGGCTTGAGAAAATCAagcctcaccacatggtggggcgtgaagAAATCACGTCTCACCACGTGGTGATGCGTGATTGCCTCATGCCCACATGTTGGGATAGAAAAAAATAGCCCCATTTCCACCCCAACACTTGAAGGGGTATTTTTAGTCCTTTTAAGGGGTTAGGGGTGGGAAATTGAGGCTGCGAGTAACATCACCCTTaaataaacaataaaagaaattacAACACTAATAAAGCAAAAGATAAAGgttcctaataaaaaaaattatacataaaattttaaaatatatggaAATAAAtgataaagggtaaattacatccatggccaccaaactttactcattttaacattgtagccactgaacttcaattcttaatggtataaccactaaacttcacactttttaacaccagtgGCTACTCAATTTTAcctaactcctcaaaataaccattaacgaactcaaaattaaaaatttaagaattaaaattgttcaaaatgatatttaccatgaaattatattttttattttccaaaatcacattttttgagctttctctctctaaaaatccatactctctcctaaccaaacaacacttaaataaccttaaaataaaaaatttcaagaattaagtTCCTCAGAATATCTTtaactcttcaatttttttttatttgaggcCATCAATgatcgttttgagacgttaacGCCAcgagtgttaaaaagtgtaaagtccaATAGTCATACCTCTAAGAATTGAATTTCAGtagccacaatattaaaatgggttAATGTTCactggccatgagtgtaatctACCCTTTCTTTAAATTAACCTCCTTTTAAGTCTAAAACATCAATTATCTTAACCCTTCAAATCCTATATGCTATTAATCTATGTATAAATTTCCATATATAATATAGAcctattaaattttttatttttttttacacctCCAGCCTTGAATCCTAGATCGACACATCAGGACCAGCCCTGCTGTTGATGTTGCATAATTAGAAGTAATAGCAACCcgcaacagcaacaacaaagcTTCAACCTCTTCCAACAATAATTTTCTTCAGTCTATAAATCTGAACCCAAATCGCAAAACCCATTCTTGTTTTCCATCGGCACCAAAACTATCCTTCTTTGTTCTTTCTTATAGTAGCCAAATTCAAATTAAGAGAAAGTGATTTGAAGTTAGGTATTTCcctattttattatataaataaaccAAATTTCATTGGCCTCCAAAATAGTAAATCCTATCcccctaatttttaaattaattactttAAACCATAGCAGAATGTCTCTTTTCAAATTAAAGTCTCTTTTTTAAACGATAGAATAACAAGATGTACGAGTTGTGTAATAACATGTTCAACTACAAATCCTTAGAGACAATTATATTGTATTGTCCTCTATTaacattattaaattattaaaggagacaaaaatttatattgtcTCTAATACTATTTGATAATACAATTGGGGACAATTTGAAAGTCTGTATATTATTCTCGGTGGCAAAAGGAACTTTGGAactgaaatcaattgatttcaattttaaaattttcagcTTCCAACTATGCCCTCATTCTTTTAGTATTATTTCAGCCGATTATTCCCTCTAAACGACCACGTATGAAGTTTCTTCCTGCACTAGGGTTTCTGGTGGTATTTGGCGAGTGGCATTTGTGATTTTAACGGTAAAATAAAAAccccactctctctctctcttacttcttccttttcttcttccttattTCGGGCGAACAAGTACAGAGGATGCAGGTGATTTCTTATTTCCGCGTCAGTCACAAGAGCAAGTTAGTGCTTCATGATGGCGTCAGGTAAAAAAATTCAGGCTGGTCTTTAGGGTTTTGCTGGCTATGGTTTTCTCCAAATCATTGTCAATTTCAATCTCTTCCtccttttgggtttattcaatTCCAAAATCTCCTAATTAGATATTAATATTTCTTCttgattttgatgttttttgGTTTTATGTCTTCCACAAGAAGTTTAGTCTGGCTTTGGTTTTGCAATTGGTTGAATGATTACAACACTGGTTGATGATGTACTGAATTATGGTGACAAAAGGTAATTGCCTACCTAGATAGAGTAATAATACTTGctgtttcttgttttttttgtttgattatttgatggaattgatttttttcttttgctcTTTTTCTTAATTGATAGTGGTAATTGTATTAATCTGCAGGATTTTGGAGTTTGAACTCAACAAAATAAGGTTTAACATGTCTTCAACAGGTAAGGTTTAccttttcttcaacaaaataaCCATGGTATATTAGCATTTTCCGTGTACTTTGAACTCAAAAGCTGATTTATTTTGTATTTCTGCTATGATATTTCCTTGGTGATAAGGAATAGAGCATTGTAATGGTAATAGTAGGCCCATATGCAGCATGAAGATCAGTTTCATGATTTCTTGGCTTAGAGTTACATATCAGTTTTCAGAAAATATAAACTCCAATTTCTACAGCCAAGGTTCTTCTTGCAGTTTTGTGAGAGGTGCAAATGCTTTCTCTTGTGTctccttttatatttagatactAAGATACAAATAAATTCCAGATTTAGAGTTCTAACAAATTATTAACAAAAGACAACGATTGATGATTAAATTCTCTTAACCTTGTTCTTACTTTCTATTTTAAACCATGATTGATGTGTAcaataaagtttgcaaatacCATTATTGtgatatcaattttttttaactaacaCAGAATTTGCTTATGAGTTCCTCTATTTTATCTGACAGCCAAGTGGAATATTGATAGAAATCACTATAAGATGTGGAACCTCAAGAGAATGTATAGAACGTATCAGGATTTCATACTGCTGTTAGATCTCTAGAGCAAACAGGAATTGCTCTAGAAACACATGTTCAGTGTACTAAATCACTGAGGTGTTTTGAAAGACCTAAAATGCCTGACTTGGATAGAGCGAGACTCggatctaaaagagaagagaaagacCAGTCTCCTGATAAGGAGCAAGATTCTGATCTCAGTTTTCATAAATGAGTTACGCATTCATCATGTAAAGCTTCCACCTTAAAATGGTGAGATTTTTGGTTGACATATTTTAAGATCAAAAGACCTGCAGAAATGAAAAATTTCCgcctttttttatgtttttccccTTTATTAACCAGGATACAAATTCAAGTGAGAGAGATAACCAGGACTGGAGTAAGTAGTACTTCAATTTAATTTGTACTTGGCTTC includes these proteins:
- the LOC136209324 gene encoding uncharacterized protein translates to MITTLVDDVLNYGDKRILEFELNKIRFNMSSTGIEHCNGNSRPICSMKISFMISWLRVTYQFSENINSNFYSQGSSCSFVRAKWNIDRNHYKMWNLKRMYRTYQDFILLLDL